The Flavobacteriaceae bacterium 3519-10 genome includes a window with the following:
- a CDS encoding Carbapenem antibiotics biosynthesis protein carD, which yields MSIFNNTQIAFADKTDNQLRKGYWMFKLIEQPALTKIGTRILNFMVHNDVPFAGNLVKATLFEQFCGGETREESIKAVEQMYRRGVGSIFDYSIEGKEEESTFDAVYNEIKDIVKFSVGNPALPFIVFKPTAFGRIGIYEKVGKKEPLSDAENAEWARVVNRFDEVCKLCFENDKKVMVDAEESWMQDATDWLVEDMMEKYNTEKPIVWNTIQMYRTGRLEYMKQNLQRAQEKGYFIGYKIVRGAYMEKERERAVEMNYPDPIQPNKEASDKNYNDAIDFVMANVSRVSGFFGTHNEISSELVIEKMKANGLQNDDPRIYYGQLYGMSDNITYMLAEKKYNVAKYLPYGPVKDVVPYLTRRAEENTSVAGQTGRELSLISRELQRRKNK from the coding sequence ATGAGCATTTTCAACAATACCCAAATCGCATTTGCCGATAAAACAGATAACCAACTCAGAAAAGGTTACTGGATGTTCAAACTCATCGAGCAGCCGGCCTTAACTAAGATTGGTACACGAATCCTGAATTTTATGGTTCACAATGATGTTCCGTTTGCAGGTAATTTAGTAAAAGCTACTTTATTCGAGCAGTTCTGCGGTGGCGAAACCCGTGAAGAAAGCATCAAGGCCGTAGAACAGATGTATCGTCGTGGTGTGGGAAGTATTTTCGATTATTCAATCGAGGGCAAAGAAGAAGAAAGCACTTTCGATGCGGTTTACAATGAGATCAAGGATATCGTGAAGTTCTCAGTGGGGAATCCCGCCCTTCCGTTTATTGTGTTTAAACCTACCGCGTTTGGCCGTATCGGTATCTATGAAAAAGTGGGTAAAAAAGAGCCACTTTCCGATGCCGAAAATGCGGAGTGGGCGCGCGTTGTGAACCGTTTTGATGAAGTTTGCAAACTTTGCTTTGAAAATGACAAAAAAGTAATGGTTGATGCTGAGGAATCGTGGATGCAGGACGCCACCGACTGGCTGGTGGAGGATATGATGGAAAAATACAACACCGAAAAGCCGATCGTTTGGAATACAATTCAAATGTACCGAACCGGCCGTCTCGAATATATGAAGCAAAACCTTCAGCGTGCGCAGGAAAAAGGATATTTCATCGGATACAAAATTGTGCGCGGAGCCTACATGGAAAAAGAAAGAGAGCGCGCTGTCGAAATGAATTATCCAGACCCAATTCAGCCTAACAAAGAAGCATCTGATAAGAATTACAATGACGCGATCGATTTTGTGATGGCCAACGTCAGCCGTGTTTCCGGATTTTTCGGTACTCATAATGAAATTTCGAGCGAACTCGTTATCGAGAAAATGAAAGCCAACGGTCTGCAAAACGACGACCCCAGAATATATTATGGTCAGTTATACGGAATGAGCGATAACATCACGTATATGCTTGCGGAAAAGAAATATAATGTTGCAAAATATCTGCCTTATGGCCCTGTGAAAGACGTGGTGCCGTATCTGACGAGACGTGCCGAAGAAAATACTTCCGTTGCCGGACAGACCGGCCGCGAACTGAGCCTGATCAGCCGCGAACTCCAACGACGAAAAAACAAATAA
- a CDS encoding Helicase PriA essential for oriC/DnaA-independent DNA replication yields MIILLKFAYAHKRFQLLSTLNFAQIILPLNLKGTFTYKVPDEIMPDIEVGMRVLVSFRGNKIYTGIVFEIHKDEPEGFVPKEIISILDDFPILPPEQIRFWNWISEYYLCNPGEIYRFAFPASLKLESETYLKLKPNVTVEFENLDVNEMYLIQALEVRQLINVTEIEAFIPKKEIVKTIKSLIDLQYIEIDEKIAEKYKAKEVAFLRIKDKESVNKRLAEVLLSLKRSPKQQELLLLILEKETEHPEVPIKKSVIFDEGNFAHTQLKTLIEKGLVEEYLLQKDRLATYEGQIEGLEELTESQQRAKTEIDDAFTNDKNVLLHGVTSSGKTHIYLDKIEETVLAGRNVLFLLPEISLTKQIVQRLERKYGRQLGFYHQKLTDFERVEVWRKVRNNEIKVLIGTRNSLFLPFQNLRLIVVDEEHDSAYKPREVSPFFNAKDAAQVLAKMYEGHLILGSATPSVESYYLAQKEKLQYVFLGERFGDVKLPEFELVNFKEEQDSKKIIGNFSVKLIDDIKSELERNKQTMILHNRRGYSNVVECESCGYVNYCANCDVVMTFHKYSNEMKCHYCGQKASKPKVCPKCHSENLNERGVGVEQIHEEVSRLFPDSEVDRMDVDSMRKKFAYEKLYEKIEESETDIVVGTQMISKGLDFDNIELVAIPKADSLLYVQDFRAEERAYQLITQVSGRAGRTSGEGKVIIQTYNPSHSVFQLIRDNDTASIYAHFLEERRKFLYPPFVKLIMIELKHRRDEKASRSAQFLGSVLRKYLPEECILGPEKSPIAKLNLMYQYQIMLKLPRGKRYLEFKALVLKSLEEMDEITAYQSVKKLIFVDF; encoded by the coding sequence GTGATCATTTTACTTAAATTTGCCTACGCTCACAAGAGATTTCAATTATTAAGCACTTTGAATTTCGCACAGATCATTTTACCGCTCAATCTTAAAGGCACTTTTACTTACAAAGTTCCGGACGAAATCATGCCTGATATTGAAGTCGGTATGCGCGTGCTGGTTTCGTTCCGCGGAAATAAAATCTACACCGGCATCGTATTCGAAATTCATAAGGACGAACCCGAGGGTTTTGTGCCAAAAGAAATTATCAGTATCCTTGATGACTTCCCGATTTTACCTCCGGAGCAAATCCGTTTCTGGAACTGGATCTCAGAATATTACCTCTGCAACCCCGGCGAAATTTACCGTTTTGCGTTTCCGGCCTCATTAAAACTCGAAAGCGAAACCTACCTGAAACTCAAGCCTAACGTAACGGTGGAATTCGAGAATCTGGATGTGAACGAAATGTACCTCATCCAGGCACTTGAAGTGAGGCAGTTGATTAATGTGACCGAAATCGAAGCTTTCATCCCCAAAAAGGAGATTGTAAAAACGATAAAATCATTAATCGATTTACAATATATCGAGATCGACGAGAAAATTGCGGAGAAATACAAGGCGAAGGAAGTTGCGTTTCTCCGGATTAAAGACAAAGAATCGGTTAATAAGCGTTTAGCCGAGGTGCTTTTATCTTTGAAGCGTTCGCCAAAACAGCAGGAGCTTTTGCTGCTTATCCTCGAAAAAGAAACCGAACATCCCGAAGTCCCGATTAAAAAATCAGTGATTTTCGATGAAGGTAATTTTGCCCATACCCAGCTCAAGACGCTCATCGAAAAAGGTCTGGTAGAAGAATATCTGCTGCAGAAAGACCGCCTTGCAACCTATGAAGGCCAGATCGAAGGGTTAGAAGAACTCACCGAATCTCAGCAACGCGCAAAAACTGAGATCGACGACGCTTTCACCAACGATAAGAATGTGCTTCTGCACGGCGTTACGTCGTCCGGCAAAACGCATATTTATCTGGATAAAATTGAGGAAACAGTTTTGGCAGGAAGAAATGTCCTGTTTCTGCTCCCCGAAATTTCTCTGACCAAACAAATCGTGCAGCGTCTCGAGAGGAAATATGGCCGTCAGCTTGGCTTTTATCACCAGAAACTTACAGATTTTGAGCGAGTGGAAGTTTGGCGGAAAGTGCGCAATAATGAAATTAAGGTGTTAATCGGCACCCGGAATTCGTTATTTCTTCCGTTTCAGAATCTGCGTTTAATCGTGGTAGATGAAGAACATGATTCAGCTTATAAACCGCGCGAGGTTTCGCCTTTTTTTAATGCCAAAGATGCTGCGCAGGTTTTAGCTAAAATGTATGAGGGGCACTTGATTCTGGGTTCGGCCACGCCGTCGGTGGAATCGTATTATCTGGCGCAGAAAGAAAAGCTGCAGTATGTTTTTCTGGGCGAACGGTTTGGTGATGTGAAACTGCCGGAATTTGAACTTGTAAATTTCAAAGAAGAGCAGGACTCAAAAAAAATCATCGGGAATTTTTCTGTAAAACTGATCGACGATATTAAGTCAGAACTTGAACGTAATAAGCAGACCATGATTCTCCATAACCGCCGCGGCTACTCGAATGTGGTGGAATGCGAAAGTTGTGGCTATGTGAATTACTGCGCAAACTGCGATGTGGTGATGACTTTTCATAAATACTCGAATGAGATGAAATGCCATTATTGCGGACAGAAAGCTTCGAAACCGAAAGTCTGCCCGAAATGTCATTCAGAAAACCTAAACGAGCGTGGTGTAGGCGTTGAGCAGATTCACGAAGAAGTTTCGCGGCTGTTTCCGGATTCTGAAGTTGACAGAATGGATGTAGATTCGATGCGGAAAAAATTTGCGTACGAAAAGCTGTACGAAAAAATAGAGGAGAGCGAAACCGATATTGTAGTGGGAACTCAGATGATTTCAAAAGGCCTCGATTTCGATAATATTGAATTGGTCGCGATTCCCAAAGCAGATTCATTGCTTTATGTGCAGGATTTTCGGGCCGAGGAGCGTGCTTATCAACTGATTACGCAGGTTTCCGGGCGTGCGGGTCGTACTTCGGGCGAGGGCAAAGTAATCATACAGACCTATAACCCTTCGCATTCTGTGTTTCAGTTGATCAGAGATAATGATACTGCCAGTATTTATGCGCATTTTCTTGAAGAACGGAGAAAGTTTTTATATCCGCCTTTCGTGAAGCTGATTATGATTGAACTTAAGCACAGGCGTGATGAGAAAGCTTCGCGTTCGGCGCAGTTTCTGGGTTCGGTGCTGCGGAAATATCTGCCTGAAGAATGCATTCTTGGACCCGAAAAATCGCCGATTGCAAAGTTGAATTTAATGTATCAGTATCAGATTATGCTTAAGCTGCCGCGCGGCAAAAGGTATCTGGAATTTAAGGCGCTTGTTTTAAAAAGTCTTGAAGAAATGGATGAAATTACCGCCTACCAGAGCGTAAAAAAGCTGATTTTTGTTGACTTTTAA
- a CDS encoding D-alanyl-D-alanine carboxypeptidase, with protein MIRLKNIFLAQALAFSAITFGQGTYASSNYPQSFENRPSSVVKEVSAPEKLMTAKELLDININAMAGDPVLRNANWGFVVFDPKTKKIVSSYNENTPLIAASTTKLLTTDTAMSLLGSNFRWHTQLEHSGTVDADGVLQGNLYIVGSGDPSLGTNKAGASSYSAVVSDFLYALSEKGIKKVNGDIIIQTGIFKANKMQRLPENIVWLENGSYYLPAGSTFQISPQNEKLIAKSSNPFNENKNFYYISPYIKQMVYADKFEGAGLTTKVADPPAYLANTMRASMIKKGVHVSGKVITKITDVDPEIRTKVAVYASPTLGEIVHYINQRSDNALAEATLRTVGFQKEGDQTLESGRRVVTDHLKSINFDTSGLNYMDGSGLSRGNVVTPISQAKFLTGLMDEKYFKTYFESLPVAGQSGTLKNTFTGEGNGQIFAKTGTLNKVKTLAGYLKTNTGKTLVFSLLINNYGGSVDQVKVRMEQILKPALQL; from the coding sequence ATGATTAGACTCAAAAATATTTTTCTCGCCCAGGCACTTGCGTTTTCAGCAATTACATTCGGGCAGGGCACTTACGCCAGTTCAAATTACCCTCAATCTTTCGAAAACCGCCCAAGTTCGGTTGTAAAAGAAGTCAGCGCACCTGAAAAGCTGATGACTGCCAAGGAACTTTTGGATATCAATATTAATGCCATGGCTGGCGACCCGGTACTTCGTAATGCCAACTGGGGATTTGTAGTTTTCGATCCTAAAACAAAAAAAATCGTAAGCTCTTATAATGAAAACACTCCGCTTATTGCGGCTTCCACTACTAAACTATTAACAACCGATACCGCGATGAGCCTGCTGGGAAGTAACTTCCGCTGGCATACACAGCTCGAACATTCCGGCACTGTAGATGCGGACGGTGTGCTCCAGGGAAACCTTTACATCGTGGGCAGCGGAGATCCGTCACTAGGAACCAACAAAGCGGGAGCATCTTCTTATTCGGCGGTAGTTTCAGATTTTCTGTATGCGCTTTCTGAAAAAGGAATTAAAAAAGTGAATGGCGACATCATCATTCAGACCGGAATTTTCAAAGCCAATAAAATGCAGCGCCTACCAGAAAACATCGTGTGGCTCGAGAACGGCAGTTATTACCTGCCGGCCGGATCTACCTTCCAGATAAGCCCTCAGAATGAAAAATTGATTGCGAAATCATCAAACCCATTTAACGAAAACAAAAATTTTTATTATATCTCGCCTTACATTAAGCAAATGGTGTACGCAGATAAGTTTGAAGGCGCCGGACTGACGACCAAAGTTGCCGACCCACCAGCTTATCTTGCGAATACCATGCGGGCTTCAATGATAAAAAAAGGAGTTCACGTTTCCGGAAAAGTAATTACGAAAATCACCGATGTAGATCCTGAAATCCGTACAAAGGTCGCGGTTTATGCTTCCCCAACTTTGGGAGAAATTGTTCACTATATCAATCAGCGAAGTGATAATGCACTTGCCGAAGCCACTTTGCGTACCGTAGGTTTCCAGAAAGAAGGAGATCAAACACTTGAAAGCGGCAGGAGAGTGGTTACAGACCACCTGAAGTCGATTAATTTTGATACCAGCGGACTTAATTATATGGACGGAAGCGGACTCTCGCGCGGTAACGTGGTAACACCGATCTCACAAGCGAAATTCCTCACCGGTTTAATGGACGAAAAATATTTTAAGACCTATTTCGAATCTCTTCCTGTAGCGGGACAGTCCGGCACATTAAAGAACACTTTTACGGGTGAAGGCAACGGCCAGATATTCGCAAAAACCGGTACTTTAAACAAAGTGAAAACGCTCGCCGGATATCTTAAAACAAACACAGGCAAGACGCTGGTTTTCTCGTTGCTGATCAATAATTACGGCGGCTCTGTGGATCAGGTTAAAGTCCGGATGGAACAAATTCTGAAGCCCGCGCTTCAGCTGTAG
- a CDS encoding aminopeptidase M1 family protein, with protein sequence MKKFYVIAISLIILQVFGQKNEEAERKSMISKELLKYSKMIDYNVNPNTLNYDLRYQRLELDLDPAQQFVSGTVTSHFVPNQNISSIYFDLSNALTVSEVKYHGANLPFTQLATKEVKIDFPANIAAATVDSLSIKYSGVPDTGGSAGDAFTISTQGGVPALYTLSEPYGAQEWFPTKQSLNDKIEKVDIKINTPSQYNVASNGKLLSENIIAGGRKLTFWQHNYPIPAYLIALGITNYTKLNDTVGNPPFPFVNYLYPSTTTNSGIMSNIEWTKTVMNTFEQYFGPYPYRAEKYGHMQFGWGGGMEHATMSSMGAWSRGIIAHELAHQWFGDKVTCGAWNDIWLNEGFATFGEHLANEKLLMTNAQFMSYLASEMSYITGSAGGSVYVSDSNLGNTGAIFSGRLSYSKGGYVVRMIKWILGDDAFYAALKDYHSRPDLAYSYARTEDLKNSLLQSTGKDFTEFFNDWVYGQGHPTYQIRWNQTPDQVVRFRVSQTRSHSSVSFFEMPLPIKVNGTGGQVAYLVLNHTSNNQNFANQVTFPVASVQFNYENQILQRNSTVTFDPSVLAVDDETKNAVKIYPNPVKDQLSVSGIKNGVKYEIFSIDGKLVRSGTYESGQPLYVSALMKGVYFFTIDNQKLKFIKE encoded by the coding sequence ATGAAAAAATTTTATGTAATCGCTATTTCGTTGATTATTCTTCAGGTTTTTGGGCAGAAAAATGAGGAAGCCGAACGAAAAAGCATGATAAGTAAGGAACTGCTTAAATACTCGAAAATGATCGATTACAATGTAAATCCCAATACATTGAACTACGATTTGCGGTATCAGCGGTTAGAATTGGATCTTGATCCGGCACAGCAGTTCGTGAGCGGCACGGTAACCAGCCACTTTGTACCCAACCAAAATATCTCAAGTATTTATTTTGATCTGTCGAATGCCCTTACCGTTTCTGAGGTAAAATATCACGGCGCAAACCTTCCGTTTACGCAGCTTGCAACGAAAGAAGTGAAAATAGATTTTCCGGCGAACATTGCGGCCGCAACCGTAGATTCACTTTCAATTAAATATTCGGGCGTACCAGATACCGGCGGAAGTGCCGGTGATGCATTTACCATATCCACGCAGGGCGGTGTTCCTGCATTATACACGCTTTCGGAACCGTATGGCGCCCAGGAATGGTTTCCGACGAAACAGAGTCTCAACGATAAGATTGAGAAAGTTGATATTAAAATCAACACACCTTCGCAATACAATGTTGCTTCAAACGGCAAACTGCTTTCAGAAAATATCATTGCGGGTGGTCGAAAACTTACCTTCTGGCAGCATAATTATCCCATTCCGGCTTATCTGATTGCGCTGGGAATTACCAACTATACTAAACTGAACGACACGGTAGGTAATCCGCCGTTTCCGTTTGTGAACTATCTGTATCCGTCCACTACCACAAACAGCGGCATCATGTCGAACATTGAATGGACCAAAACGGTGATGAACACTTTTGAGCAGTACTTCGGGCCTTATCCTTACCGCGCTGAAAAATACGGGCACATGCAGTTCGGCTGGGGCGGCGGTATGGAGCACGCCACCATGTCATCAATGGGTGCCTGGAGCCGTGGGATCATTGCACACGAGTTAGCGCACCAATGGTTTGGTGATAAAGTAACCTGTGGTGCCTGGAATGACATCTGGCTTAACGAAGGTTTTGCAACTTTCGGCGAGCATCTCGCGAATGAAAAACTGCTGATGACCAACGCACAGTTTATGAGTTATCTGGCCTCGGAGATGAGCTACATCACCGGTTCTGCAGGAGGAAGCGTTTATGTTTCAGACAGCAACCTTGGTAATACAGGCGCAATTTTCAGCGGAAGGTTATCGTATTCCAAAGGTGGATATGTGGTGCGGATGATTAAATGGATTCTGGGCGATGATGCCTTCTATGCCGCATTAAAAGATTATCATTCGCGGCCAGACCTTGCGTACAGCTATGCACGTACAGAAGATTTGAAAAACTCGCTGCTTCAGTCTACAGGAAAAGATTTCACAGAATTCTTCAACGACTGGGTTTACGGACAGGGACATCCTACCTACCAGATCCGCTGGAACCAGACGCCTGATCAAGTGGTGAGATTCCGTGTGAGCCAGACGCGCAGCCATTCATCGGTGAGTTTTTTCGAAATGCCACTGCCAATCAAAGTAAACGGGACAGGTGGACAGGTTGCTTATCTGGTTCTCAATCATACCTCGAACAACCAGAATTTTGCAAATCAGGTAACATTTCCGGTTGCTTCGGTTCAGTTCAATTATGAAAATCAGATTTTGCAGCGCAATTCTACCGTAACTTTCGATCCGTCCGTACTTGCCGTGGATGATGAAACGAAGAATGCGGTGAAAATATATCCTAATCCGGTAAAAGATCAACTTTCTGTATCAGGAATTAAAAACGGTGTGAAGTATGAAATTTTTAGTATCGACGGTAAATTGGTCCGATCCGGTACTTACGAGTCAGGACAGCCTCTTTACGTGAGCGCTCTGATGAAGGGAGTTTATTTCTTTACTATCGACAACCAGAAACTGAAATTTATAAAAGAGTAA
- a CDS encoding Uncharacterized conserved protein, contains double-stranded beta-helix domain, whose protein sequence is MIQTRKQFLSTASISMFGLMIAPNLLSNEISDGKPVIMHADEGETYWIGMRNSPLTIKIAKDHGNNTSMSLCTELIAPAEDVPVHKHLNEDELIFIHTGEGMLTVGDDDIPVRKGSVALIPKGIWHGLKNIGSDPLLMVFSYSPAGFEGYFRELGSPAGTPWQPKSKEAFEKLDKKWGIVYR, encoded by the coding sequence ATGATACAAACCCGAAAACAGTTCCTTAGTACTGCTTCGATCAGTATGTTTGGACTAATGATCGCCCCAAATCTTTTATCAAATGAAATTTCGGATGGCAAACCGGTCATCATGCACGCCGATGAAGGCGAAACATACTGGATCGGAATGAGAAATTCGCCGCTAACCATTAAAATTGCCAAAGATCACGGCAATAATACGTCGATGTCCCTGTGTACCGAATTAATTGCCCCGGCAGAAGACGTTCCTGTTCATAAGCATTTAAACGAAGATGAATTGATTTTTATCCATACCGGCGAGGGAATGCTGACGGTTGGCGACGATGATATTCCTGTTCGCAAGGGAAGTGTAGCGCTTATCCCAAAAGGCATCTGGCATGGTCTAAAAAACATTGGTAGCGACCCGCTACTGATGGTTTTTAGTTATTCTCCGGCAGGTTTTGAAGGGTACTTCCGAGAGTTGGGTTCGCCCGCAGGCACACCGTGGCAGCCTAAAAGTAAAGAAGCGTTTGAGAAACTCGACAAAAAATGGGGAATCGTATATAGGTGA
- a CDS encoding 2-amino-3-ketobutyrate coenzyme A ligase, translating into MRAFSYFSNSKPTTMISEKFTNTLQNELTNIKNDGLFKTERIITSQQSAEIEANGKKLLNFCANNYLGLSNHPEVMKASQDMIESHGYGMSSVRFICGTQDIHKELEAKISTFLGMEDTLLYAACFDANGGVFEPLFSAEDAIISDELNHASIIDGVRLCKAARYRYKNNNMEDLEAQLKIATEKNHRFRIIVTDGVFSMDGIVADLKGLCDLADKYDCLVMVDDSHATGFIGKTGRGTHEANDVMGRVDIITSTLGKALGGALGGFTSGKKEIIDMLRQRSRPYLFSNSLAPGIVGAAMKVLEMISDDTGLRDQVMENAEYFRTKMQALGFDIPEGDAAIVPVMLYDAPLAQKMAEKLMDEGIYVIGFFYPVVPKGKARIRVQLSAAHTKEHLDKAIAAFEKVGKELNVI; encoded by the coding sequence TTGAGGGCTTTTTCTTATTTTAGCAATTCTAAACCAACTACTATGATCTCCGAAAAATTTACAAATACACTACAGAACGAACTTACCAATATAAAAAACGATGGTCTTTTTAAAACCGAAAGAATCATTACGTCGCAACAGTCCGCGGAGATTGAAGCCAACGGCAAAAAGCTGCTGAATTTCTGTGCAAACAACTACCTCGGCCTTTCCAACCATCCGGAAGTGATGAAAGCATCACAGGACATGATCGAAAGTCATGGTTACGGGATGTCATCGGTTCGCTTTATTTGCGGAACTCAGGATATTCATAAAGAACTTGAAGCTAAAATTTCTACATTTCTAGGCATGGAAGACACCCTTCTGTACGCAGCATGTTTCGATGCGAACGGTGGCGTTTTCGAACCTTTATTTTCTGCGGAGGACGCTATCATTTCAGATGAACTCAATCATGCATCAATTATAGATGGTGTAAGATTATGTAAAGCGGCCAGATACCGCTACAAAAACAATAATATGGAAGATCTTGAAGCGCAGTTAAAAATTGCTACCGAAAAGAATCACCGTTTCAGAATTATTGTAACCGACGGCGTTTTCTCCATGGACGGAATTGTGGCTGATCTGAAAGGGCTGTGCGATTTAGCAGATAAATATGATTGTCTTGTGATGGTTGATGATTCGCACGCTACCGGATTTATCGGGAAAACAGGTCGTGGCACACACGAGGCGAATGATGTGATGGGCAGAGTTGATATTATTACTTCGACTTTGGGTAAAGCTTTAGGCGGCGCATTAGGTGGATTTACTTCCGGAAAAAAAGAAATTATCGATATGCTGAGACAGCGTTCACGGCCCTATTTATTTTCAAATTCCTTGGCTCCAGGAATCGTTGGCGCTGCGATGAAAGTGCTTGAAATGATTTCGGACGATACTGGTTTAAGAGATCAGGTAATGGAAAACGCCGAATATTTCCGCACCAAAATGCAGGCTTTAGGGTTCGACATTCCCGAAGGTGACGCAGCGATCGTTCCTGTCATGCTGTACGACGCGCCATTAGCCCAAAAAATGGCCGAAAAGCTGATGGATGAAGGCATTTATGTGATTGGTTTCTTTTATCCTGTTGTACCGAAAGGTAAAGCCAGAATTCGTGTACAGCTATCTGCAGCACACACAAAAGAGCATTTGGATAAGGCGATTGCAGCGTTCGAGAAAGTGGGGAAGGAATTGAACGTTATTTAA
- a CDS encoding cAMP-binding proteins - catabolite gene activator and regulatory subunit of cAMP-dependent protein kinases — MHYLEAMILHESYLANPMFDNLSDREKAVLASNASLVNFEQEEMFLKQGSLLNSVYFIYSGVVKLKYSNNKLFQLLGAGDFIGLLYLYSHDPAFFSAFGIGGSEIIQFEKNVFKKFVSTNSKFLVDVYNKSTANSISLTQNIISYKDHKINGALADFLLHFDGKNCLHSLKQKEISELVGYSRENVCKCMNEFIREGFIEYQNESVKLLNVQALRTLKQFG, encoded by the coding sequence TTGCACTACCTTGAAGCAATGATTCTACACGAAAGCTATTTAGCAAATCCCATGTTCGACAATCTGAGCGACCGCGAGAAAGCCGTGCTTGCTTCCAATGCTTCGTTAGTGAATTTTGAACAGGAAGAAATGTTCCTTAAACAAGGCAGTTTACTGAACTCCGTGTATTTTATTTATAGCGGTGTGGTGAAGCTGAAATACAGCAACAATAAGCTTTTTCAGCTGCTGGGTGCGGGAGATTTTATCGGTCTGCTGTATCTTTACAGCCATGATCCTGCCTTCTTTTCTGCATTTGGAATAGGTGGTTCCGAAATTATTCAGTTCGAAAAAAATGTCTTCAAGAAATTTGTTTCCACCAACTCGAAATTTCTGGTGGATGTGTATAATAAATCGACTGCTAACTCAATCTCTTTAACACAGAATATCATCAGCTATAAGGATCATAAAATTAATGGTGCCCTCGCCGATTTTCTTTTGCACTTCGACGGGAAAAATTGTCTGCATTCTTTAAAACAAAAAGAAATCAGCGAACTTGTGGGATACTCGCGCGAGAATGTGTGCAAATGTATGAATGAGTTTATCCGGGAAGGGTTTATAGAATACCAGAACGAATCCGTGAAACTGCTGAACGTACAGGCACTTCGCACGCTTAAACAGTTCGGATAA